Proteins from a genomic interval of Gluconacetobacter diazotrophicus PA1 5:
- the rnc gene encoding ribonuclease III — MTASESGGADGVVASVEARVGYRFRRPDLLREALTHRSAAHQRNGGGARRSRQPAARRGAGSNERLEFIGDRVLGLVMAEWLLERFPDEQEGALGPRHAHLVSRPVLAAIAGTMNLQQALDVAEHEARAGVRQVANVLADAVEAILGAIYLDGGLEPARRFVRAAWNEAIVAQAQPPKDPKTALQEWVLARGLPLPAYRTVQMDGPSHAPRFVIAVTAAGQSAEGIAGSKRAAESAAAADLLRLVDERQ, encoded by the coding sequence ATGACCGCGTCTGAAAGCGGTGGCGCGGACGGTGTGGTGGCGTCGGTCGAGGCGCGGGTCGGCTACCGGTTCCGCCGCCCCGACCTGCTGCGCGAGGCGCTGACCCATCGCTCGGCCGCCCATCAGCGCAATGGCGGGGGCGCGCGCCGGTCGCGTCAGCCGGCCGCGCGGCGCGGTGCGGGGTCGAACGAACGGCTGGAATTCATCGGCGACCGGGTGCTGGGGCTGGTGATGGCCGAATGGCTGCTGGAACGCTTCCCTGACGAACAGGAGGGGGCGCTGGGTCCGCGCCACGCCCATCTGGTGTCACGTCCGGTCCTGGCCGCCATCGCCGGGACCATGAATCTGCAGCAGGCGCTGGACGTGGCGGAACACGAGGCCCGGGCGGGCGTGCGGCAGGTGGCCAACGTCCTGGCCGACGCGGTCGAGGCGATCCTGGGCGCCATCTACCTGGATGGCGGGCTGGAGCCGGCCCGCCGCTTCGTGCGTGCGGCGTGGAACGAGGCGATCGTGGCCCAGGCGCAGCCTCCCAAGGACCCCAAGACAGCCTTGCAGGAATGGGTCCTGGCGCGCGGCCTGCCGCTGCCGGCCTATCGGACGGTGCAGATGGACGGGCCCTCCCATGCGCCACGCTTCGTCATCGCGGTGACGGCGGCGGGCCAGTCGGCCGAGGGAATCGCCGGCAGCAAGCGCGCGGCCGAAAGTGCCGCCGCCGCCGACCTGCTGAGGCTGGTTGATGAGAGACAATAA
- the folK gene encoding 2-amino-4-hydroxy-6-hydroxymethyldihydropteridine diphosphokinase: MILIAIGANLPRAEGSTPLETCRWAVEHIASIPGVRVVAVSAWYESAPIPPSGQPPYVNGVVAATGELDPAVLLAALQGIEARAGRRRTVANAARPLDLDIIAMGDLVRDAPDPILPHPRADARAFVLLPLRDVAPGWRDPRSGRTVDALVADLPDQQIRRLEAD; the protein is encoded by the coding sequence ATGATCCTGATCGCAATAGGCGCCAACCTGCCGCGCGCCGAGGGGAGTACCCCGCTGGAGACCTGCCGCTGGGCGGTGGAGCACATCGCTTCCATCCCGGGGGTCCGGGTCGTGGCGGTGTCGGCCTGGTACGAAAGCGCACCGATTCCCCCCTCGGGCCAGCCGCCCTATGTCAACGGCGTCGTCGCCGCGACGGGCGAGCTGGACCCGGCCGTCCTGCTGGCGGCGCTGCAGGGAATCGAAGCCCGGGCCGGACGGCGCCGGACGGTGGCCAACGCCGCCCGGCCGCTGGACCTGGACATCATCGCGATGGGTGACCTGGTGCGCGACGCCCCGGACCCGATCCTGCCGCACCCCCGGGCCGACGCACGGGCCTTCGTCCTGCTGCCGCTGCGCGACGTGGCCCCCGGATGGCGCGACCCCAGGTCCGGCCGGACGGTCGATGCGCTGGTCGCGGACCTGCCCGACCAGCAGATCCGCCGGCTGGAGGCGGACTGA
- a CDS encoding LabA-like NYN domain-containing protein, translating into MFFQPNERVCLFIDGASLYSASRHLGFDVDYRNLLTFFRSKCHVIRAYYYSAILESEEYSPLKPLTDWLVYNGYFLVTKTAREFVDHNGRRRVKGNMDIELAVDMMEMAPRIDHAVLFSGDADFRRLLETVQRQGVRTSVISSIRTSPPLIGDELRRQADQFIELADIAPQFTRRQAEARPQRQQQAPVRHPADQISELDHGD; encoded by the coding sequence ATGTTTTTTCAACCCAACGAACGGGTCTGCCTTTTCATAGACGGTGCCAGCCTCTATTCGGCGTCACGCCATCTGGGATTCGATGTCGATTACCGTAATCTCCTGACCTTCTTCCGTTCCAAATGCCACGTCATCCGGGCCTATTATTACTCGGCAATCCTCGAAAGCGAGGAATACTCCCCGCTCAAGCCGCTGACCGACTGGCTGGTCTATAACGGTTATTTCCTGGTGACCAAGACGGCGCGCGAATTCGTCGACCATAACGGGCGGCGGCGCGTGAAGGGTAACATGGATATCGAACTGGCCGTCGACATGATGGAGATGGCGCCCCGCATCGACCATGCGGTCCTGTTCAGCGGAGATGCCGATTTCCGGCGCCTGCTGGAAACGGTGCAGCGCCAGGGCGTGCGCACGTCGGTCATTTCGTCGATTCGGACGTCGCCTCCCCTGATCGGCGACGAATTGCGCCGCCAGGCCGACCAGTTCATCGAACTGGCCGATATCGCGCCGCAATTCACCCGCCGCCAGGCCGAGGCGCGCCCGCAGCGCCAGCAGCAGGCCCCCGTTCGCCATCCGGCCGACCAGATCAGCGAACTCGATCACGGCGACTGA
- a CDS encoding RelA/SpoT family protein produces the protein MGKNAADPVGTLHVPALELGASLPAGGTGSGRPVTVPSDPDAPPAPARVISCEGLLRRIRSYDPDADLDLIRRAFAVAQAAHAGQVRDNGDPYITHPLAVASILAGFHLDPSSIATALLHDTIEDTGVTHDRLRAEFGPTIADLVDGVTKLTRLELQSDRTKQAENFRKLVLAMSKDIRVLIVKLADRLHNMRTLHYVQRLDRRQRIARETMEIYAPLAGRIGMDKVKTELQNLSFAELEPEANATIRARLNYLRGQGADVIEEVRRELAHLCREAGLGEVEVTGREKSPFSIWEKMQNRNVAFEQLSDIMAFRILVPTREACYIALGAVHAAYPVIVGRFKDYISTPKANGYQSLHTGVTLRQPRNQKIEVQIRTAEMHDIAENGVASHWLYKQLPGAGEDAARTVTGLRWVQDLLDILEDSAAPDEFLENTKLELYQDQVFCFTPKGQLISLPRGATPVDFAYAVHSQVGDSCVGARINGRLMPLRHELQNGDQVEIMTARGGTPSPSWERFVVTGKARARIRRHVAAQQREAHVDGGRAALAKAFRQEGVDGSEKVLDSILPDLKLVSVEDLYVAVGNGNISPRDVVHAAYPELRQTPRAPRMVPGIPMRAPSRVASRPKPGGGMALAGIGPGIAVHFAGCCHPLPGDKIVGIVATGKGITIHMAGCQTLESFAATPERFMDVDWDYDIIGRGATEPHIGRLSVIAANEPSVLATLTNTASKHDGTVVNLRIVNRQLDFMEILADIEVRDLRHLSSVIAALRAANGVVQVERAKG, from the coding sequence ATGGGGAAGAATGCGGCGGACCCTGTCGGCACGTTGCATGTCCCCGCCCTCGAACTGGGGGCGTCCCTTCCGGCTGGGGGCACGGGATCGGGCCGGCCCGTTACCGTGCCTTCGGACCCCGATGCCCCGCCCGCGCCGGCACGGGTCATCTCGTGCGAGGGATTGCTGCGGCGCATTCGCAGCTACGACCCGGATGCCGACCTCGACCTGATTCGCCGCGCCTTCGCCGTGGCCCAGGCCGCCCATGCCGGGCAGGTCCGCGACAACGGTGACCCGTACATCACCCATCCGCTGGCGGTTGCCAGTATCCTGGCGGGCTTCCATCTCGACCCGTCGTCGATCGCGACGGCGCTGCTGCACGATACGATCGAGGATACCGGCGTCACGCACGATCGGCTGCGCGCCGAATTCGGGCCGACCATCGCCGACCTGGTGGATGGCGTCACCAAGCTGACCCGGCTGGAACTGCAATCCGACCGGACCAAGCAGGCCGAGAATTTCCGCAAGCTGGTCCTGGCGATGTCCAAGGACATCCGGGTGCTGATCGTCAAGCTGGCGGACCGGCTGCACAACATGCGCACGCTGCATTACGTGCAGCGGCTGGACCGCCGCCAGCGTATCGCGCGCGAGACCATGGAAATCTATGCGCCTCTGGCCGGGCGCATCGGCATGGACAAGGTCAAGACCGAACTCCAGAACCTGTCCTTTGCCGAACTGGAGCCCGAAGCCAACGCCACCATCCGTGCGCGCCTGAACTACCTGCGCGGCCAGGGCGCCGACGTGATCGAGGAAGTGCGGCGCGAACTCGCGCATCTGTGCCGCGAAGCCGGACTGGGCGAGGTCGAGGTGACGGGGCGCGAGAAATCGCCCTTCTCGATCTGGGAGAAGATGCAGAACCGCAACGTCGCGTTCGAGCAGCTGTCCGACATCATGGCGTTCCGCATCCTCGTGCCGACGCGTGAGGCCTGCTACATCGCGCTGGGCGCCGTCCATGCGGCCTATCCGGTCATTGTCGGGCGGTTCAAGGACTATATCTCCACCCCCAAGGCGAACGGCTACCAGAGCCTGCATACCGGCGTGACCCTGCGCCAGCCCCGCAACCAGAAGATCGAAGTGCAGATCCGCACCGCCGAGATGCACGACATCGCGGAAAACGGCGTTGCCTCGCACTGGCTGTACAAGCAGTTGCCGGGGGCCGGCGAGGATGCGGCGCGCACGGTCACGGGCCTGCGCTGGGTCCAGGACCTGCTGGATATTCTCGAAGATTCGGCGGCACCCGACGAATTCCTCGAAAACACCAAGCTGGAACTCTACCAGGACCAGGTGTTCTGCTTCACCCCGAAAGGGCAGCTGATTTCGCTGCCGCGCGGGGCCACGCCGGTCGATTTCGCCTATGCCGTGCACAGCCAGGTCGGCGACAGCTGCGTGGGGGCGCGGATCAACGGGCGGCTGATGCCGCTGCGCCACGAACTGCAGAACGGCGACCAGGTCGAAATCATGACGGCGCGGGGCGGTACGCCGTCGCCCTCGTGGGAACGCTTCGTCGTCACCGGCAAGGCGCGCGCGCGCATCCGCCGCCATGTCGCGGCCCAGCAGCGCGAGGCCCATGTCGATGGCGGCCGCGCCGCCCTGGCCAAGGCCTTCCGGCAGGAGGGCGTGGACGGGTCGGAAAAGGTCCTGGACAGCATCCTGCCCGACCTGAAGCTGGTATCGGTCGAGGATCTGTACGTCGCGGTCGGCAACGGCAATATCAGCCCCCGCGACGTGGTGCATGCGGCCTATCCCGAGTTGCGGCAGACGCCGCGCGCGCCGCGCATGGTGCCGGGTATTCCCATGCGGGCGCCGTCGCGGGTGGCCAGCCGGCCGAAGCCGGGCGGCGGCATGGCGCTGGCCGGGATCGGCCCGGGCATCGCGGTGCATTTCGCCGGCTGCTGCCATCCGCTGCCGGGCGACAAGATCGTCGGCATCGTCGCGACCGGCAAGGGCATCACCATCCATATGGCCGGGTGCCAGACGCTGGAGAGCTTCGCGGCGACCCCCGAACGGTTCATGGACGTGGACTGGGATTACGACATCATCGGCCGTGGCGCGACCGAACCGCATATCGGGCGGCTGAGCGTGATCGCGGCGAACGAACCGTCCGTGCTGGCGACGCTGACCAACACCGCGTCGAAGCATGACGGCACCGTCGTCAACCTGCGCATCGTGAACCGCCAGCTCGATTTCATGGAAATCCTGGCGGATATCGAGGTCCGCGACCTGCGTCACCTCTCCTCGGTGATCGCGGCGCTGCGGGCGGCCAACGGCGTGGTCCAGGTCGAGCGCGCGAAGGGATGA
- the rpoZ gene encoding DNA-directed RNA polymerase subunit omega has product MARVTVEDCVERVPNRFELVLLAAQRARGLSRGEELTVDRDNDKNPVVALREIADQTIVLEQIRSDLVRSLARAPEPEPADEEVMDLIPTEQNIFGLQDVSAEEEASHGTAGMSAEELEAAIEAELGGRARR; this is encoded by the coding sequence ATGGCTCGCGTCACCGTCGAAGATTGCGTTGAACGGGTTCCCAACCGATTCGAACTGGTCCTGCTCGCCGCACAGCGCGCGCGCGGCCTGTCGCGCGGGGAAGAATTGACGGTCGACCGCGACAACGACAAGAACCCGGTCGTGGCGCTGCGCGAAATCGCCGACCAGACGATCGTGCTGGAGCAGATTCGCAGCGATCTCGTCCGTTCGCTGGCCCGCGCGCCCGAGCCCGAGCCCGCCGACGAGGAGGTCATGGACCTGATCCCGACCGAGCAGAACATCTTCGGACTGCAGGATGTCTCGGCCGAGGAAGAAGCATCCCACGGTACTGCCGGCATGTCGGCCGAAGAACTGGAAGCCGCGATCGAGGCCGAACTGGGCGGCCGCGCGCGTCGATAA
- the uppS gene encoding polyprenyl diphosphate synthase, whose product MDGNGRWAAARGLPRVAGHRAGAEAVRRCIRAAITRGVGCLTLYAFSSENWRRTPDEVADLTALLRYYLRHKVAELCREGVRIRIIGDLSRFDADVRDEARRAEDMTAANTRLTLVLALSYGGRADIVQAAARVAFAARSGTIDPAELDEALFSRFLLTADVPDPDLIVRTSGECRLSNFLLWQSAYAELVFIETLWPDFDEHHFDAALDMFARRERRFGARPAL is encoded by the coding sequence ATGGATGGAAACGGGCGCTGGGCCGCCGCGCGCGGCCTGCCGCGCGTCGCCGGGCACCGCGCGGGGGCCGAGGCCGTCAGGCGCTGCATACGCGCCGCGATCACGCGCGGGGTCGGCTGCCTGACCCTGTATGCGTTCTCATCGGAAAACTGGCGGCGCACCCCGGACGAGGTCGCGGACCTGACGGCGCTGCTGCGCTACTACCTGCGGCACAAGGTTGCCGAACTGTGCCGCGAGGGCGTGCGCATCCGCATCATCGGCGACCTGTCGCGTTTCGACGCCGACGTCCGGGACGAGGCCAGGCGCGCCGAGGACATGACGGCCGCCAATACGCGCCTGACGCTGGTCCTGGCCCTGTCCTATGGCGGCCGGGCTGATATCGTGCAGGCGGCGGCCCGCGTGGCCTTCGCCGCCCGCAGCGGCACGATCGATCCCGCCGAACTGGACGAGGCGCTGTTCAGCCGGTTCCTGCTGACCGCCGACGTCCCCGATCCCGACCTGATCGTGCGCACCAGCGGCGAATGCCGGCTGTCCAATTTCCTGCTCTGGCAGTCGGCCTATGCCGAACTGGTCTTTATCGAGACGCTCTGGCCCGATTTCGACGAGCACCATTTCGACGCGGCGCTGGACATGTTCGCCCGGCGTGAGAGGCGATTCGGTGCCCGTCCCGCCCTCTGA
- a CDS encoding phosphatidate cytidylyltransferase, with amino-acid sequence MSGGRPTQGKPGRNWKDLRARLLSAAVLVPVAALCVWAGGAPYAALIVLATAGMAIEWGRMFGLRTASWRGVLYLLWPVAAMAAALGGQWRGAFMVMGGAFVFGPSLWAGQVVIGCAGLALLWLRMMTVPGAGVVLFVVTCVAVSDSGAYLVGRLLGGPKLAPAISPAKTWSGSLGGLACAMVAGGGVCSLVSGPGNWARGMAFGALMAVAAQIGDLAESALKRARGVKDSGAIIPGHGGLLDRFDGLLVAAPLAALLSLGAAGGAAFWYVTQAGLMSACWGHAGT; translated from the coding sequence GTGTCGGGAGGCCGCCCGACGCAGGGAAAGCCTGGACGGAACTGGAAGGACCTTCGCGCCCGCCTGCTGTCGGCCGCCGTGCTGGTGCCGGTGGCGGCCCTGTGCGTCTGGGCAGGCGGCGCGCCCTATGCGGCGCTGATCGTGCTGGCGACGGCGGGGATGGCGATTGAGTGGGGACGGATGTTCGGCCTGCGAACCGCGTCGTGGCGGGGCGTGCTCTACCTGCTCTGGCCCGTGGCCGCCATGGCGGCGGCGCTGGGGGGACAATGGCGGGGGGCGTTCATGGTCATGGGGGGGGCGTTCGTGTTCGGGCCGTCCTTGTGGGCCGGACAGGTCGTGATCGGCTGCGCCGGCCTGGCCCTGCTGTGGCTGCGGATGATGACCGTGCCCGGCGCCGGGGTCGTCCTGTTCGTCGTGACCTGTGTCGCGGTCAGCGACAGCGGGGCCTATTTGGTCGGCCGCCTGCTGGGCGGCCCGAAACTGGCCCCCGCGATATCGCCCGCCAAGACCTGGTCCGGCTCGCTGGGCGGGCTGGCCTGCGCCATGGTCGCGGGTGGGGGGGTGTGCAGCCTTGTCTCCGGTCCCGGCAACTGGGCGCGCGGCATGGCTTTCGGCGCGCTGATGGCCGTGGCGGCGCAGATCGGCGACCTGGCGGAAAGCGCGCTGAAGCGCGCGCGGGGGGTCAAGGATTCGGGCGCGATCATTCCCGGCCATGGCGGATTGCTGGACCGGTTCGACGGATTGCTGGTCGCGGCGCCGCTGGCTGCCTTGCTGTCGCTGGGGGCGGCGGGCGGGGCGGCATTTTGGTATGTGACGCAGGCTGGCCTGATGTCCGCCTGCTGGGGGCACGCGGGAACTTGA
- a CDS encoding uracil-DNA glycosylase, whose protein sequence is MPPRSRALARLPPHPWSTSPGPDIPPRDCPACPRLVEYRLANQAAHPDWWNPVHRGARAAHSLLIVGLAPGVKGANRTARPFTGDYAGTLLYETLIEYGFATGRYGADPTDGLVLNDCRIVNAVRCVPPANLPQTSEVRTCNHFLRSELTSMPNLKAVLTLGVVAHNATVAACGIPMSRIRFTHGQVQTLPNGLVLTDSYHVSRYNTNTGVLTTDMFRAVVARLRALIDAA, encoded by the coding sequence ATGCCGCCACGTTCCCGGGCCCTGGCCCGCCTGCCGCCCCATCCGTGGTCCACCTCGCCGGGCCCGGACATTCCCCCCCGCGACTGCCCCGCCTGCCCCCGCCTGGTGGAGTACCGGCTGGCCAACCAGGCTGCCCACCCCGACTGGTGGAACCCTGTCCACCGTGGGGCGAGAGCAGCGCATTCACTGCTGATCGTGGGGCTGGCCCCCGGGGTAAAGGGCGCCAATCGCACCGCCCGCCCGTTTACCGGCGATTACGCCGGAACGCTGCTGTACGAGACGCTGATCGAATACGGCTTCGCCACCGGGCGATACGGCGCCGACCCGACGGACGGACTGGTGCTGAACGATTGCCGCATCGTCAATGCCGTGCGCTGCGTGCCCCCCGCCAACCTGCCCCAGACGTCGGAAGTGCGGACCTGCAACCATTTCCTGCGGTCCGAACTGACATCCATGCCGAACCTGAAGGCCGTCCTGACGCTGGGTGTCGTCGCCCATAACGCGACGGTGGCCGCCTGCGGAATTCCGATGTCGCGAATCCGCTTCACGCATGGGCAGGTGCAGACCCTGCCGAACGGGCTGGTCCTGACCGACAGCTATCACGTGTCACGCTACAACACGAATACCGGCGTGCTGACCACCGACATGTTCCGGGCGGTGGTCGCCCGGCTGCGGGCCCTGATCGACGCGGCGTAG
- the era gene encoding GTPase Era, whose product MQDMTTRCGFVAIVGAPNAGKSTLLNRMAGAKLSIVSPKAQTTRFRVLGILMRGESQILLVDTPGIFQPRRKLDRAMVAAAWTGAEDADITLLLVDARRGLSESVRAIVERLAQSRRRVWLVLNKTDLVDRQALLPLTAELSALLDVEHVYMVSARSGDGVEDLLSALAASLPEGPYLYPEDDLTDLPDRLLAAELVREQIFLQTHEEVPYAATAETESFRELPDGSVRIEVTIYVARAGHKAILIGEKGSRIRSIGERARKDLSRLLDRTCHLFLNVKERAGWDEERARLRAIGLDDTP is encoded by the coding sequence ATACAGGATATGACCACCCGCTGCGGCTTCGTCGCGATCGTGGGCGCGCCGAATGCCGGGAAGTCGACGCTGCTGAACCGTATGGCCGGGGCCAAGCTGTCGATCGTCAGCCCCAAGGCGCAGACGACGCGCTTTCGCGTCCTGGGCATCCTGATGCGCGGGGAAAGCCAGATCCTGCTGGTGGACACGCCCGGCATCTTCCAGCCCCGGCGCAAGCTGGACCGCGCGATGGTGGCGGCGGCCTGGACCGGGGCCGAGGATGCCGACATCACGCTGCTGCTGGTCGATGCCCGGCGTGGCCTGTCCGAATCGGTGCGCGCGATCGTCGAGCGGCTGGCGCAGTCCCGCCGCCGGGTCTGGCTGGTCCTGAACAAGACCGACCTGGTGGACCGGCAGGCCCTGCTGCCGCTGACGGCGGAACTGTCGGCGCTGCTGGATGTGGAACATGTCTACATGGTCAGCGCCCGCAGCGGCGACGGGGTCGAGGACCTGCTGTCCGCGCTGGCCGCTTCCCTGCCCGAAGGGCCATACCTGTATCCCGAGGACGATCTGACCGACCTGCCGGACCGGCTGCTGGCGGCGGAACTGGTGCGTGAACAGATCTTCCTGCAGACGCACGAGGAAGTGCCCTATGCCGCGACCGCCGAGACCGAAAGCTTTCGCGAACTGCCGGACGGATCGGTCCGGATCGAGGTCACGATCTACGTCGCGCGGGCCGGGCACAAGGCGATTCTGATCGGCGAGAAGGGCAGCCGGATTCGCTCGATCGGCGAGCGCGCGCGCAAGGACCTGTCCCGCCTGCTGGACCGCACCTGCCACCTGTTCCTGAACGTGAAGGAACGGGCCGGCTGGGACGAGGAACGGGCCCGCCTGCGGGCCATCGGGCTGGACGACACGCCCTGA
- the acpS gene encoding holo-ACP synthase has product MSLIGIGSDLCDIRRIERVLARHGERFLVRVFTDAERRRAERRHGQARLGAYAKRWAAKEACAKALGTGFSHGVFHHDLGVDNLPGGQPVMVLTGGAKTRLHVLTPPGSTARILLSMTDEYPYAFAQVMIETGPLP; this is encoded by the coding sequence ATGAGCCTGATCGGAATCGGATCGGACCTGTGCGATATCAGGCGGATCGAACGCGTGCTGGCCCGTCATGGCGAGCGTTTCCTGGTCCGCGTCTTCACCGACGCCGAACGCAGGCGCGCCGAGCGCCGGCACGGCCAGGCCCGGCTGGGGGCGTACGCCAAGCGGTGGGCGGCGAAGGAAGCCTGCGCCAAGGCGCTGGGAACGGGGTTTTCGCACGGCGTGTTCCACCACGATCTGGGGGTGGACAATTTGCCGGGCGGACAGCCGGTCATGGTGCTGACCGGCGGGGCGAAGACGCGGCTGCACGTCCTGACCCCGCCGGGATCGACCGCCCGCATCCTGCTGTCGATGACCGACGAGTACCCGTATGCCTTCGCGCAGGTGATGATCGAAACTGGCCCGCTGCCCTGA
- the lepB gene encoding signal peptidase I: protein MDDPNKTHSSSLPSAGAVPALRGLWDLIRTILIAGLLAVGVRTVLFEPFNIPSGSMIPTLQVGDYLWVAKYSYGYSHFSLPRSPDLFDGRIFGSLPHRGDVAVFRFTRDTSIDYIKRIVGLPGDRVQVRGGELYINDTLVPREARGNYVAVDEHRTRMEGQRYSESLPGSGGRPPVTHDILKLTNEGFQNDTPVYVVPSGYFFAMGDNRDDSADSRFMGDDPEDLGFVPMENLIGQAKWIFLSIDARYPAWEFWMWPVEIRWDRLFQGVR from the coding sequence ATGGACGACCCGAACAAGACCCATTCCTCGTCCTTGCCATCGGCGGGTGCCGTTCCGGCCTTGCGCGGGCTCTGGGACCTGATCCGCACCATCCTGATCGCCGGCCTGCTGGCGGTGGGCGTGCGCACGGTACTGTTCGAACCGTTCAACATCCCGTCCGGTTCGATGATTCCGACCCTGCAGGTGGGCGATTACCTGTGGGTGGCGAAATACAGCTACGGCTATTCGCATTTCTCGCTGCCGCGCTCGCCGGACCTGTTCGACGGCCGCATCTTCGGCAGCCTGCCGCACCGGGGCGACGTCGCCGTGTTCCGCTTCACCCGGGATACATCGATCGACTACATCAAGCGGATCGTCGGCCTGCCGGGCGACCGCGTGCAGGTGCGCGGCGGTGAGCTGTACATCAATGATACGCTGGTCCCGCGCGAGGCCAGGGGCAATTACGTCGCGGTGGACGAGCACCGCACGCGGATGGAGGGGCAGCGCTACAGCGAAAGCCTGCCTGGAAGCGGCGGCCGCCCCCCGGTCACGCATGACATCCTGAAGCTGACGAACGAAGGGTTCCAGAACGATACGCCGGTCTATGTCGTGCCGTCGGGCTATTTCTTCGCCATGGGCGACAATCGCGACGACAGCGCCGACAGCCGCTTCATGGGCGACGACCCGGAAGATCTGGGCTTTGTGCCGATGGAAAACCTGATCGGGCAGGCCAAATGGATCTTCCTGTCGATCGACGCGCGCTATCCGGCGTGGGAATTCTGGATGTGGCCGGTCGAGATCCGCTGGGACCGCCTGTTCCAGGGGGTGCGATGA
- the pyrH gene encoding UMP kinase, producing the protein MTDQATEKTIGFQRVLLKVSGEALMGEGSYGIDPVMVDTIATDIAEVARTGVEICLVIGGGNIFRGVAAAARGMDRAQGDYAGMLATVINALMVQNALERHGVPTRVMSAIQMSSVAEPYIRRRAVRHMEKGRVVIFAGGTGNPFFTTDTAAALRAAEMDCNALLKGTQVDGVYSADPRKVKDATRFEQLTYLDVLAKDLHVMDAAAISLARENRLPIVVFNIHAPGAFPKVMRGEGLYTRIVETA; encoded by the coding sequence ATGACAGATCAGGCAACGGAAAAAACCATTGGTTTTCAGCGTGTCCTGCTGAAGGTCTCGGGCGAGGCCCTGATGGGTGAGGGCTCGTACGGGATCGATCCCGTAATGGTCGACACCATCGCCACCGACATTGCCGAGGTCGCACGTACGGGCGTCGAGATCTGTCTGGTCATCGGGGGCGGCAACATCTTTCGCGGCGTCGCGGCGGCGGCGCGCGGCATGGACCGGGCGCAGGGCGATTATGCCGGCATGCTGGCCACGGTCATCAACGCCCTGATGGTGCAGAACGCGCTGGAACGGCACGGCGTGCCGACGCGCGTCATGTCCGCCATCCAGATGTCGTCGGTGGCCGAACCCTATATCCGCAGGCGGGCTGTGCGGCACATGGAAAAGGGCCGTGTCGTCATCTTCGCGGGGGGCACGGGCAATCCGTTCTTCACCACCGACACGGCGGCGGCGCTGCGGGCGGCGGAAATGGACTGCAACGCCCTGCTGAAGGGCACGCAGGTGGACGGCGTCTATTCGGCCGACCCGCGCAAGGTCAAGGACGCGACCCGCTTCGAACAACTGACGTACCTGGACGTGCTGGCCAAGGACCTGCATGTGATGGATGCCGCCGCGATCAGCCTTGCGCGTGAAAACCGCCTGCCGATCGTGGTGTTCAATATTCATGCGCCGGGCGCATTCCCGAAAGTAATGCGCGGCGAAGGCCTGTATACCCGGATTGTCGAAACGGCCTGA
- the frr gene encoding ribosome recycling factor, which yields MAADQKTLLDDLTRRMDGALESLRRDFAGLRSGRASPALIEPVRVEAYGGEVPLTQVGSIAVPEARMLTVQVWDRSLVGAVERAIRDSGLGLNPAADGQTVRVPIPQLTEERRGELARTAGKYSENAKIAVRGVRRDGMDQTKAQEKKGDISQDDVKVWSDAIQKLTDQYVKRIDEMLAEKEREIKQV from the coding sequence GTGGCTGCTGATCAGAAGACACTGCTGGATGACCTGACCCGTCGGATGGACGGCGCGCTGGAAAGCCTGCGCCGCGATTTCGCGGGTCTGCGTTCGGGTCGCGCAAGTCCCGCGCTGATCGAACCGGTGCGTGTCGAGGCCTATGGCGGCGAGGTGCCGCTGACGCAGGTCGGATCGATCGCGGTGCCCGAGGCGCGGATGCTGACCGTCCAGGTCTGGGACCGCTCGCTGGTGGGGGCGGTCGAACGGGCGATTCGCGACAGCGGCCTGGGCCTGAATCCGGCGGCCGACGGCCAGACCGTGCGCGTGCCCATTCCCCAGTTGACCGAGGAACGGCGCGGCGAACTGGCCCGCACGGCCGGGAAATATTCCGAAAACGCCAAGATCGCGGTGCGCGGCGTGCGCCGCGACGGCATGGATCAGACCAAGGCGCAGGAAAAGAAGGGCGACATCAGCCAGGACGACGTCAAGGTGTGGTCGGACGCGATCCAGAAGCTGACGGACCAGTATGTGAAGCGGATCGACGAGATGCTCGCGGAAAAGGAACGCGAGATCAAACAGGTCTGA